A region of Solanum dulcamara chromosome 7, daSolDulc1.2, whole genome shotgun sequence DNA encodes the following proteins:
- the LOC129896623 gene encoding hexose carrier protein HEX6-like, which produces MAVGIVPTSEHSANYNGRITWFVVLSSIVAATGGIIFGYDIGISGGVISMAPFLKKFFPEVFTKMTKVTETSNYCIFDSQLLTSFTSSLYIAGLIASFFASPVTRTYGRRPSIIIGGIAFLIGSAFGGAASNIYMLLLGRILLGVGVGFANQAVPLYLSEMAPAKYRGSFNIAFQLCVGIGVLSASLLNYGVQKIKGGWGWRISLAMAAAPATFLTVGAFFLPETANSLIQHGNDHQKAKQVLQRIRGTTDVQAELDDLIKASDKSKAVKHPFKQIIKRKYRPQLVMSIVIPFFQQVTGINVISFYAPILFQTIGLGASASLMSAVVTGVVGTSATFLALLIVDRVGRRAMFSFGGIQMFVSQMLIGIIMAVKLGDHGVLSKGYGLLVLVLICIYVAGFSLSWGPLGWLVPSEIFPLEIRSAGQSITVAVGLIFTFIIAQTFLAMLCHLKSGIFFFFGAWVAIMTGFVYFFLPETRNLPIESMEKIWMDHWFWKRFVCDEQDYDKGDST; this is translated from the exons ATGGCAGTTGGTATTGTTCCAACAAGTGAGCATTCCGCGAATTACAATGGCAGGATTACGTGGTTTGTGGTATTATCATCCATCGTTGCTGCCACTGGAGGAATCATCTTTGGCTATGATATCGGAATATCAG GTGGAGTGATCTCTATGGCGCCGTTTCTGAAGAAATTCTTCCCAGAAGTGTTCACTAAGATGACAAAAGTCACCGAAACAAGCAACTACTGTATATTTGACAGCCAACTGCTGACCTCTTTCACTTCCTCTTTATACATTGCTGGCCTTATTGCTTCCTTCTTTGCTTCACCAGTCACTCGCACATATGGCCGTAGACCATCAATTATAATCGGTGGAATAGCATTTCTCATCGGTTCTGCCTTTGGAGGCGCAGCATCCAACATCTACATGTTATTACTTGGTCGAATCCTTCTAGGTGTAGGAGTTGGTTTTGCAAATCAG GCAGTCCCTTTATACCTTTCAGAAATGGCACCTGCCAAGTACAGGGGATCTTTCAATATCGCGTTCCAATTATGCGTGGGGATTGGAGTTCTATCAGCAAGCCTTCTTAACTACGGCGTTCAAAAGATTAAAGGTGGTTGGGGATGGAGAATTTCCTTAGCGATGGCTGCAGCTCCTGCTACATTTCTAACAGTAGGAGCATTTTTTCTCCCAGAAACGGCAAACAGCCTAATTCAACATGGCAATGATCATCAAAAAGCTAAGCAGGTTTTACAACGCATACGAGGTACAACTGATGTCCAAGCAGAATTAGATGATCTCATCAAAGCAAGTGACAAATCAAAAGCTGTCAAGCACCCTTTCAAGCAAATTATTAAACGGAAGTACAGGCCACAACTTGTTATGTCAATAGTAATACCATTCTTCCAACAGGTGACGGGGATCAACGTGATCTCCTTCTATGCTCCAATTCTGTTCCAAACAATAGGCCTAGGCGCAAGTGCATCACTTATGTCTGCTGTGGTGACAGGGGTGGTAGGCACCAGCGCGACTTTCTTAGCCTTGTTGATAGTTGACAGGGTAGGACGAAGAGCTATGTTCAGTTTCGGGGGAATCCAAATGTTTGTATCACAAATGTTGATAGGGATAATAATGGCAGTTAAGTTAGGAGATCATGGGGTCTTGAGCAAGGGATATGGGCTATTGGTTTTGGTCTTGATATGCATTTATGTTGCAGGTTTTAGTTTGTCATGGGGTCCATTGGGATGGTTAGTTCCAAGTGAAATCTTTCCATTAGAAATAAGGTCAGCAGGACAAAGTATAACAGTGGCTGTGGGCTTAATCTTCACTTTCATAATTGCTCAGACTTTCTTGGCTATGCTCTGCCATCTGAAATCTgggattttcttcttctttggggCATGGGTTGCAATTATGACTGGATTTGTCTACTTTTTTCTGCCAGAGACAAGGAATTTGCCAATTGAAAGTATGGAAAAAATCTGGATGGACCATTGGTTTTGGAAGAGATTTGTTTGTGATGAACAAGACTATGACAAAGGGGACAGTACTTAA